In one Mauremys mutica isolate MM-2020 ecotype Southern chromosome 3, ASM2049712v1, whole genome shotgun sequence genomic region, the following are encoded:
- the LOC123367334 gene encoding interferon-induced very large GTPase 1-like, translated as MEELVQKLTETGLSSQYWLPKLQDKLGVTSPQALKHLRYGDFLKLESDIQYPWEKQALRKLCNLTDSKTAMKQPQGGHLEMGKKQAKLTLQELKERQKKGRSRHEEAVRKKEEELQGAMGIAPQYWSPSQKTLMENVHKQLSLPEESVSQSENLPDKEVLTRASGGLALQGIYKTNKLMEMVEKREQLIDIPEGFELFGPQQGPLSEKKEFSSSAVESTFTKAMENLGFNISATGKGGFRGFSAETSSDYSTSEETHRSRSEHTYLCITQYNYIPVASCYFPKDQLRLSSEALQELKEIETLLSHTPEPDKLTILKSRGRRFFNRFGSHVNQGPLHLGGIFWWKASSEGFRAEQLDEVKKQTSDALSSYVGGSHGGFGCHAAGSVNVSKSDSKTSFQGTNTKTFQPEIQLSITKTGGPPGVDSLTAWKSGLLASNKTWSVIDRGSRLIPVWDIILSNHRQDFNDVYQMGSSLTRAYEALTKLSASTLVGEELVSAVDEARSFLEEMKTWEVTGDEEQLVTLLSFKDKLNEKTKHNRTWIDICLSDKVLQDFLENTVLLCKDLPAQKTMPTKSLLCCLLDPHVYSVKNFPKSSSIMQWIFHAEEKPQKSIRVSEFADFIQVLQEMKNCLQAVTYGPNSSPAAVKEAKAKASLDVSLALCSLRKALQGREQIDIELLLLSIAARAGYRLDSNTFQYLLGCPEINFMLKEMQKAHERYLILRDQDVSRAQAFLLLTGLTVTAAEFKDVSPEEKNKRLTFMKHHMGNSLSSEVINILKKQNECSDWEVLERNLNSLIKGVCEDTNENLQTQDMTKEVENVCQRAEPVELPKTELKEVQSTNAKTHSSSETLECLSLIKRLGLENYHPRKMAKADFHVINQTTFQNNQPRTENELPLYFLQKLLMLDYRVRCLVCRDDSKTKEGTNTPNTTANVNESLDILDDLFNNVNEEVSESATSQTHVHPMDIQMAIFHCADDFTRQYLSTKLSLCQFALPLLVPNPCTSQIEFPLWSFCQVKKKWTSHEKYDEETGVKKCKDKWVYQARTPLVSFIRLGTSSSSKSQILNTLLSKQKHSIFFHRHCRGSSKEGLLMKGVIEITWYCSGGKDDDSFDNCIAFTNLHGDAREHEQQVKFLQEIASVNVVLLSDADQNERGRKLLQDLLKSPKPFIFLCVDKERISVNRQEKRVKIAVKNRNEAELMDELKAKIKCALEVSNTPYSLDACADIARYHGFLIDEDNPECSEGKSLAQVVISILNEKKLVEAKAKFLPLQGELWHMWCKKDKELTRLHESENMGIEQHKSKTESEKRKIRRRQFRTAFPLNPLMRSMLDILQSNSETTKMYFLQWLKVFMDDLSSGHLAELHQKYHELWSQMLEKRNTGDNELEKKLEELSNEINASSLGLEHILREVGQIYETLDAVNPKDKDFATLPQIAANLMVSGHPIELMDGDASYVPLKWIGAIFDKLTEKLGDKKVFVLSVLGIQSTGKSTLLNTMFGLQFNVSAGRCTRGAFMHLLKVDEEFRQKLNFDFMLIIDTEGLRAIELANRATLDRDNMLATFVIGIGNMTVINIFGENPSEMQDILQIAVQAFLRMKQIKLSPSCLFVHQNVGELTAKEKNMEGRRRLKQKLDEMAVVAAQQEFCDVTCFNDVIRFDVNNHIHYFAHLWEGDPPMAPPNPSYSQNVQELKSKILMAAKENSQCSVLSMPELKVRIQDLWRGLVNENFVFSFKNTLEIAAYHRLEAEYSKWTWELRSHMLDLQNKLSNRIKNEEISKIDSGFLEKPIDEKYTAVTKDLEKYFGEDKDSKILIQWKTNVEIRLKMFKQELVDKANRKGKELICLKIHQSSLEKKRSIYKGAMLRRSKELALKYRDKKLNENELRKNFTCTWQKWVDEVCSTVPSAEEPAIGTDVEKFLIDHFSSTNDLLKRIEKFSKCTAFCIEPTQHIRKKKSVWQWRASQEEGDKQSLNTLKGVTHAITKLINQYIEMKHPEIMNYSSSYFHEIVNKIDQAIDSELANANFDVTPAYKIDLSLYLCQMAAKRFREMYKEFQLSNDPHTYLEHEREDFFNCFKIACQGATSITTFADFLCNKLTRALRGATYDKTVIDIADEMRSNYPAFNGNRAKLETHILKSLAEEENFEKYKQYIQSPRDFFENFIKKCVVNYLDKEKAKLLSFLNSRLRVFCTSVHTAIDESTQAVKDKNGNASLWLDEFCNRLRGDLHFPRNELKSIEHQEIKDIEFLKKSMVEALNSVEENLKRDFAALDIEPFKSKPHEILFEQLCGCWEMCPFCKAVCTNTFSGHGGDHSVPFHRPQAVTGIQWHRTNHLIIDICSSLVASDCRLVLSGDNKIPYRNYRQAGPVHAKWSITPDNSAQSYWKWFVCHFRSQIEKEYSGKFEGRGSIPPEWADFTKEAVLSDLEKL; from the coding sequence ATGGAAGAACTGGTACAGAAACTCACTGAAacgggactgagttcccagtactGGCTGCCAAAACTACAAGATAAACTTGGGGTGACATCTCCACAAGCTTTAAAACACCTGAGATATGGCGACTTCCTAAAACTAGAGAGTGACATACAGTACCCATGGGAAAAGCAGGCATTAAGAAAGCTATGTAACCTGACAGACAGCAAGACAGCAATGAAGCAGCCGCAGGGGGGGCACTTGGAGATGGGAAAGAAGCAGGCTAAATTGACACTGCAGGAATTAAAAGAAAGGCAGAAGAAAGGCAGGAGCCGCCATGAGGAAGCTGTGAGAAAGAAAgaggaggagctgcagggagctatGGGCATAGCCCCACAGTATTGGTCTCCCTCTCAGAAAACTTTGATGGAGAATGTGCACAAGCAATTAAGCCTCCCAGAGGAGTCGGTGTCCCAGAGTGAGAATCTCCCTGACAAGGAAGTTTTGACACGGGCCTCGGGAGGGCTGGCCCTGCAGGGCATTTACAAAACCAACAAACTCATGGAGATGGTGGAGAAGCGAGAGCAGCTCATAGACATCCCAGAAGGGTTCGAGCTCTTTGGTCCACAACAAGGGCCGTTGTCTGAGAAGAAGGAGTTTTCATCTTCTGCAGTAGAATCCACATTCACAAAGGCCATGGAGAACCTGGGCTTCAACATTAGTGCCACAGGCAAAGGTGGATTTAGGGGGTTTAGTGCTGAAACCAGCTCAGATTACAGCACATCTGAAGAAACCCACAGGTCCCGCTCAGAACATACCTACCTTTGTATCACCCAGTACAACTACATCCCAGTGGCCTCATGCTACTTCCCCAAGGATCAGCTTCGACTTTCCAGTGAAGCGCTGCAAGAGTTAAAAGAAATCGAGACACTTTTGAGTCATACCCCAGAGCCGGACAAGCTCACCATTCTGAAGAGCAGGGGCAGGCGATTCTTCAACAGATTCGGGTCTCATGTAAACCAGGGCCCCCTTCACTTGGGTGGGATATTCTGGTGGAAAGCGTCTTCTGAGGGATTCCGGGCAGAGCAGCTGGACGAGGTGAAGAAACAAACATCCGATGCACTCAGCTCCTATGTTGGGGGCAGCCATGGTGGCTTTGGTTGTCATGCTGCAGGAAGCGTTAATGTATCAAAATCAGATTCCAAAACATCCTTTCAAGGCACTAATACAAAAACCTTCCAACCAGAGATTCAACTGTCTATTACCAAGACAGGCGGCCCGCCTGGAGTGGATTCACTCACAGCATGGAAATCTGGGCTACTGGCCAGTAACAAAACCTGGTCTGTTATTGACAGAGGCTCTCGGCTGATTCCAGTGTGGGACATAATCCTGTCCAATCACAGACAAGATTTTAATGATGTTTATCAAATGGGCAGCAGTCTCACAAGGGCCTATGAAGCCCTAACAAAGCTCAGTGCAAGCACATTGGTTGGGGAGGAATTAGTCAGTGCAGTTGATGAGGCCAGATCGTTCTTAGAGGAAATGAAGACCTGGGAAGTCACTGgggatgaagagcagctggtgACTCTACTCAGTTTCAAAGACAAGCTAAacgaaaaaacaaaacacaacaggaCCTGGATCGACATCTGCCTGTCGGATAAGGTGCTTCAGGATTTCCTGGAAAACACAGTTTTACTATGCAAAGATTTACCTGCACAAAAGACTATGCCCACCAAATCTCTGCTGTGCTGCCTTCTGGACCCTCATGTCTATTCAGTTAAGAATTTCCCCAAATCTTCCTCCATTATGCAGTGGATCTTTCATGCTGAAGAAAAGCCACAAAAATCTATCCGTGTTTCTGAATTTGCTGATTTCATTCAAGTCCTACAGGAAATGAAGAATTGCCTACAGGCTGTTACCTATGGGCCTAactcctccccagcagcagtgAAGGAAGCAAAGGCAAAGGCCAGCTTGGATGTGAGTTTAGCTTTGTGTTCCTTGCGGAAGGCTCTACAGGGCCGAGAGCAGATAGACATAGAACTGTTATTGCTCTCCATTGCCGCCAGGGCAGGATACCGTTTGGACAGTAACACTTTTCAGTATCTCCTCGGGTGCCCAGAAATTAACTTCATGTTAAAGGAAATGCAAAAGGCACATGAGAGATATTTGATTCTTAGGGATCAGGATGTTTCCAGAGCTCAGGCTTTCCTGTTGTTGACAGGTCTGACAGTGACAGCAGCTGAATTCAAAGACGTGTCTCCAGAAGAGAAGAACAAACGTTTGACTTTTATGAAACATCACATGGGAAACTCACTGTCTAGTGAAGTTATTAACATCCTTAAAAAGCAGAATGAATGCAGTGACTGGGAAGTTTTAGAAAGAAACTTGAATTCCCTCATAAAGGGGGTCTGTGAAGACACAAATGAGAATCTGCAGACACAGGATATGACAAAAGAAGTAGAAAATGTTTGTCAAAGAGCTGAACCAGTAGAATTACCAAAAACAGAGCTGAAAGAAGTGCAGTCCACTAATGCTAAGACACACAGCTCTAGTGAAACTCTGGAGTGTCTAAGTTTGATCAAGCGTCTTGGACTTGAAAACTACCACCCAAGGAAAATGGCAAAAGCTGATTTCCATGTAATCAACCAGACCACTTTTCAAAATAACCAGCCCAGAACTGAGAATGAGCTGCCACTTTATTTTTTGCAAAAGCTGTTGATGCTGGACTATCGGGTAAGGTGTCTGGTTTGCAGGGACGACAGCAAAACAAAAGAAGGTACAAATACACCGAACACTACAGCCAATGTGAATGAATCTTTAGATATTTTAGATGATCTTTTTAATAATGTCAATGAAGAAGTTAGTGAATCTGCTACAAGTCAGACACATGTGCACCCCATGGACATCCAGATGGCAATTTTTCACTGTGCAGATGACTTCACAAGACAGTATCTTTCAACAAAACTATCTTTATGTCAATTTGCACTCCCACTTCTGGTGCCAAATCCCTGTACCTCCCAAATAGAATTCCCTCTTTGGTCCTTTTGCCAAGTTAAGAAGAAATGGACTAGTCATGAGAAATATGATGAGGAGACTGGGGTTAAGAAATGCAAAGACAAATGGGTATATCAAGCACGTACACCACTGGTATCTTTCATAAGATTGGGAACATCTTCATCTTCTAAATCTCAGATCTTAAATACTTTATTGAGCAAGCAAAAGCATAGCATTTTTTTCCATCGTCATTgtagaggcagcagcaaagaagGTCTCTTGATGAAAGGTGTCATAGAAATCACCTGGTACTGTTCAGGAGGAAAGGATGATGACAGTTTTGACAACTGCATCGCATTCACAAACCTTCATGGAGATGCAAGGGAACATGAGCAACAAGTCAAATTTTTACAGGAAATTGCTTCTGTCAATGTAGTTCTCTTGTCAGATGCTGATCAGAATGAAAGAGGCAGGAAACTTTTGCAAGACCTGCTGAAATCTCCAAAACCTTTCATCTTTCTGTGTGTTGACAAAGAGAGAATTTCAGTTAACAGACAAGAAAAACGAGTAAAAATTGCTGTCAAGAACCGTAATGAGGCTGAATTAATGGACGAACTGAAAGCAAAAATTAAGTGTGCTCTAGAAGTGTCAAATACCCCTTACAGTCTAGATGCATGTGCTGATATTGCTCGATATCATGGATTCCTCATTGATGAAGATAACCCAGAATGTAGTGAAGGAAAGTCACTGGCACAGGTAGTGATAagtattttgaatgaaaaaaagTTAGTAGAGGCCAAGGCCAAATTCTTGCCACTTCAAGGAGAATTATGGCACATGTGGTGTAAAAAGGACAAAGAACTCACCCGCTTGCATGAGAGTGAAAACATGGGTATTGAACAGCACAAAAGTAAAACCGAATCAGAAAAACGTAAGATACGACGTAGACAATTCAGGACAGCGTTCCCACTTAATCCTTTAATGAGGTCAATGCTGGACATTCTCCAATCAAATTCAGAGACAACTAAAATGTACTTCCTGCAGTGGTTGAAAGTATTTATGGATGACTTGTCTTCTGGTCACCTTGCAGAACTTCACCAAAAATACCATGAGTTGTGGTCACAAATGCTAGAAAAAAGAAATACAGGAGATAATGAATTGGAAAAGAAATTAGAAGAACTATCAAATGAGATAAATGCATCTTCCCTGGGCCTTGAACACATTTTGAGAGAAGTAGGTCAGATTTATGAAACTCTGGATGCAGTGAACCCAAAAGACAAAGATTTTGCTACTCTGCCACAAATTGCAGCCAATTTGATGGTTTCAGGGCATCCCATTGAGCTGATGGATGGTGATGCTTCATATGTGCCACTGAAATGGATCGGAGCCATCTTTGACAAGTTAACTGAGAAGCTAGGAGACAAAAAGGTGTTTGTCCTTTCAGTGCTTGGCATCCAGAGCACTGGGAAGTCAACATTACTGAATACCATGTTTGGTCTTCAGTTCAATGTCAGTGCTGGGAGGTGCACTAGGGGAGCATTTATGCACCTACTGAAGGTGGATGAAGAGTTCAGACAAAAGCTGAACTTTGACTTTATGTTGATTATTGATACTGAAGGGCTTCGGGCCATAGAGCTAGCAAACAGAGCAACTCTTGATCGTGATAATATGCTAGCCACTTTTGTCATTGGTATTGGCAACATGACGGTGATCAATATTTTTGGAGAGAATCCTTCAGAAATGCAAGATATCCTGCAGATCGCTGTCCAGGCATTTCTGAGGATGAAGCAGATAAAGCTCTCCCCAAGCTGTTTGTTTGTGCACCAAAATGTTGGAGAATtaactgcaaaagaaaaaaatatggaagGACGAAGACGCCTAAAACAAAAATTAGATGAAATGGCAGTTGTTGCAGCCCAGCAAGAGTTCTGTGATGTTACCTGCTTTAATGACGTTATCCGATTTGATGTGAACAACCACATTCATTACTTTGCTCACCTCTGGGAAGGGGACCCACCAATGGCACCTCCAAACCCCAGTTACAGCCAAAATGTGCAAGAACTAAAGAGCAAGATTCTCATGGCTGCAAAAGAAAATTCCCAGTGCAGTGTTTTGAGTATGCCAGAACTGAAAGTGCGCATTCAGGACCTGTGGAGGGGTTTGGTAAATGAGAATTTTGTGTTCAGTTTTAAGAACACGCTGGAGATTGCAGCGTACCACCGGCTGGAAGCAGAGTATAGTAAATGGACGTGGGAGTTAAGAAGTCACATGCTTGACCTGCAGAACAAGCTCAGCAATCGAATTAAAAATGAAGAAATATCCAAGATAGATAGCGGATTTCTTGAGAAGCCAATTGATGAAAAATACACTGCAGTCACAAAGGACCTGGAAAAATATTTTGGTGAAGATAAAGACAGTAAGATATTGATTCAatggaaaacaaatgttgaaatcaGACTGAAAATGTTTAAACAAGAGCTGGTTGACAAAGCTAATCGAAAAGGTAAAGAACTTATCTGTCTAAAAATTCATCAAAGCAGTTTAGAAAAAAAGAGATCAATTTATAAAGGTGCCATGCTTAGACGAAGCAAAGAGTTAGCTCTAAAATATAGAGACAAGAAGCTAAATGAAAATGAACTTAGAAAGAACTTTACGTGTACATGGCAGAAGTGGGTGGATGAGGTATGCTCTACTGTCCCATCAGCTGAGGAACCTGCTATTGGTACTGATGTGGAGAAGTTCCTAATTGATCATTTTTCATCCACAAATGATTTATTAAAAAGGATTGAAAAATTCTCGAAATGTACTGCTTTTTGTATTGAGCCTACTCAGCatatcagaaagaaaaaaagtgtttGGCAATGGAGGGCATCTCAGGAAGAAGGTGATAAACAGTCATTAAATACATTGAAGGGGGTAACTCATGCCATAACAAAGCTTATAAATCAATACATAGAGATGAAACATCCAGAGATAATGAATTACAGTTCCAGTTACTTTCATGAAATTGTGAATAAAATAGACCAAGCTATAGACTCTGAACTTGCCAATGCAAATTTTGATGTAACACCTGCATACAAAATAGATTTATCGTTATATCTCTGCCAAATGGCAGCAAAGAGGTTTAGGGAGATGTACAAAGAATTCCAGTTATCGAATGACCCACATACGTATCTTGAACACGAGAGAGAGGATTTCTTCAATTGTTTTAAGATTGCCTGCCAGGGAGCAACATCCATCACAACATTTGCTGATTTCTTATGCAACAAGCTGACTCGAGCGCTCCGCGGCGCAACTTATGACAAAACTGTCATTGACATAGCTGATGAAATGAGGTCTAACTATCCAGCCTTCAATGGCAATAGAGCCAAACTGGAGACCCATATTCTAAAGTCTCTTGCGGAAGAGGAGAACTTTGAGAAGTACAAGCAATACATTCAGTCTCCACGggacttttttgaaaattttatcaaaAAGTGTGTTGTTAATTATTTAGACAAAGAAAAAGCAAAACTTTTATCTTTCTTAAATAGTCGTCTTCGTGTTTTCTGCACTTCAGTTCATACAGCTATTGATGAATCGACTCAAGCGGTCAAAGACAAGAATGGCAATGCGTCCTTATGGTTGGATGAATTTTGCAACAGACTTCGAGGTGACTTACACTTTCCCCGAAATGAGCTAAAAAGCATTGAACATCAGGAGATAAAAGACATAGAGTTTCTTAAAAAAAGTATGGTTGAGGCACTGAATTCTGTAGAAGAGAATCTGAAACGGGACTTTGCTGCACTTGATATAGAACCATTTAAATCAAAACCTCATGAAATACTGTTTgagcagctctgtggctgctgggaGATGTGTCCCTTTTGCAAGGCTGTTTGCACAAACACATTTTCTGGCCATGGTGGAGACCACAGTGTCCCTTTCCATCGTCCTCAGGCTGTGACTGGCATCCAATGGCACCGAACAAATCATCTAATTATTGACATCTGTTCCAGCCTTGTCGCAAGTGACTGCAGATTGGTCCTGAGTGGGGACAATAAAATTCCATACAGGAATTATCGACAAGCTGGCCCTGTTCATGCCAAATGGAGCATCACGCCAGACAACTCAGCACAGTCTTACTGGAAATGGTTTGTGTGCCATTTCCGTTCTCAAATAGAAAAAGAATATTCTGGAAAATTTGAGGGTAGAGGAAGCATCCCCCCTGAGTGGGCAGATTTTACGAAGGAGGCTGTGCTCTCTGACCTGGAAAAGCTGTAG